The nucleotide sequence GTGAGGCTAATCCTATAAACAGGACTGCTAGCCACTGGAGAGCCCGTTGCCGCGCTGATCCAAGTATAAAAGCTACAACTCCACTAACAGAGGCAATCTCCCATGGAAAGGCTGTTACAGGACGCCTCAGATCACCCTGGAGAATGCTCTGAAACCAGTGAGATACCGACCCTTTCAGTTCGATGAGGATAATCGGCAGCGCCAGCACAATTACTTCAATACACACAATAGTCGCCACAGCTAACGAAGTCGGGAATTGATCCTGAATTAATGTGAGACCAGCAACTCCGCCAACAACTGCATACACAGTACCACCTCCTATTAAGACCAATCCGAGTCTCGTTTGATCGACCAATCCATGTGCAATGAGTCCTAACACTATTGCGGCAACTCCTACAATATGTATACAAATTGCAGTCTCTTTCTTATCCACATTCGACACTCCCATCGTTGCTGGTATCAATCTTTCACTCAAACGATCCTATATATCCTCAGTCAATCCTTTTATCTAACCATCTTGTCTGGAAATTAAGGTACTAGGACGGATGCTCCTTTGCATCGTCCTCAGGGAGTGGATGTTCGAAAAGTCGCTCACCGGACTCCTCGCAAGTAACAGCAACCACCTTATGTGAACTACAGCAAGATTCTACGACTTCTTCACCCATTTGAATGTCTCCGCCTGTTGTCGGGCAGATTTCGATGAACATTCGGAGCGCATTGAGAATCTGGCCCTTCTTTTCAAGCCGATAGTCGCTCCAGCCAGTGAGCTCTGACCGAAGTACGTGACAGGCGGCGATATCCGCGAGAAGCGCTGCTTTGGAGGGCCACTGTGAGACCAGTCGGTCATTAGTCTGTAATATTCTGGTATCACCTTGTTCAGTGAGTTCGAACTCTTTGCCCTCAGTTTCGATCCCAATAGTATCCGTAATTAACGCTGCCGTGATTTCCGTCGTATTCAGCGAATCAACCTCGTCTATCCAAGCGGTCTCAAAGGAGTCTGTGAGACAAAGATCATCTGAATCAGGGCACGGTTCGAGTATGCCGTGGTCAGTGAAGAATAGTTCAAGATCATCCTCCGATGGTGGTTGGTTATCCGCTGATGTGTGATGTCCGTTAGTTGCAATGTCGTCAGTAGCCACTTCTGTGTCAGCTGTCTCCTCACTCCCGGTTCCAACAGCTGCTCTGTTGGAGGACGTGTCATCACCAGTCTCGATGTCGGCAAAGCCCGTAGCCAGCTCGGGTTCCGGGTCTTTCCCAAACCAGCGGAGCACCTCTGTAGGAAGATACCGCTTAGTGAGTGTCGGGGTTCCTGGCACGAGGTAGCCGCGCAGATAGATCAACCCGACTGAGATACCGAATCCAACGATCCCACCCAATTTTGATTTCCGGGCGATAGTAGATCCAAGTATCGTTGCAATAGCTAGATTGAGGGCTGTACATGGCTCACACCGGTTCTCGCCAGTATATTCTGGTTGTCGGAGGGTATCTACTACATCTATGTCCATACAACTCTTGCTCATGTGTTGATAAGGTATTTAATTTTATATTTGACCAAGACATAAACCGCGATTCGGAACGATACCTATACAAACAACCACGCGGAATGTCACACGATATAGTGTTCACAAGACGATCATTTCTTGAAAGCATTGCCGCAGGTAGTGCCGCCATAGGTACTGCTGGGACTGGACTTGCAGACGACCAGTCAATGGTCAATAACAAAGAAGTGTATATTGTCCTTGGCGATGGGGAAGGCCTAGGTGATCGGCTTGCAAGTAGAGGGTATAGAGTACTGCAGGAGTTGGCAGGAGGCTCACTCGTTCTAATTGTGGGTCCTAGAGACAGCGAAGACGACCTTCGGTCACTCCCCACCGTCAATGATGCTGTTGCAAACCAGACCTTTGAGGTCGGCAATCTCACACAGCAGACGAAGGGGTCTGTCTCGGATACAACATCACTGTCTGAACAGCAGTGGGACAAGGAACTGACAAATACGTTCGCCGCTCACGACATCGCCACTGGTGATGGGACCACGCTTGCGGTTATTGACACTGGTGTTAGTCCCTCCCATCCAGATCTTGAATCGAGGGTTGATTTGGAACAAGGCCGATTGTTCCGAAACGGCCAAATCCACGCCGGACAGATACTTATCAGACCACATGAAGATGGAGAGTTCGGTAGGGATACGGTCGAACTGCCGGTCGGAGCTGATATCGACGGGCATGGCACCCATGTTGCGGGGATTGCCGCTGCCAATGGTACCGACTCCGGAATTATCGGCACTGCACCCGCTACAACGATAGTTCCACTTCGGACGATGTTTTACAGACAAATCAGTGACCACTCCTCTGTGAAACAGATAACCGTAGCTGATACGCTGCACGCGCTAGACTATGCCGTCGAGATTGGGGCTGACGTGGTCAACATCAGTCTTGGAGCAGGACCGCTTTCCGCCTCTGTAACACGACAGAGATTGTTTTCCGCGTTTCGACGTGTGATTCAGCACGCGGTCAAACAAGGCACTGTTGTCGTTGTTGCTGGAGGAGATCAGGGAGCGGATTTTCACCAGGATCCTCCATATGAACTCCCCTCAGCGAACAGAGGCGTGATCAGTGTTGCCGCAACCGGGCCAAACGACAAACGTAGACACGACTCTAACTATGGGGACAATGTCATCGATGTCGCTGCGCCAGGTGGTGGGTATGACACACAAGAAAAAACGTGGAACGCAGATATCTCCGAATGGGGTATTCTATCGTCACTACCCAAGTATATCGGAGGCGAACAATACG is from Haloarcula sp. CBA1127 and encodes:
- a CDS encoding S8 family serine peptidase, which produces MSHDIVFTRRSFLESIAAGSAAIGTAGTGLADDQSMVNNKEVYIVLGDGEGLGDRLASRGYRVLQELAGGSLVLIVGPRDSEDDLRSLPTVNDAVANQTFEVGNLTQQTKGSVSDTTSLSEQQWDKELTNTFAAHDIATGDGTTLAVIDTGVSPSHPDLESRVDLEQGRLFRNGQIHAGQILIRPHEDGEFGRDTVELPVGADIDGHGTHVAGIAAANGTDSGIIGTAPATTIVPLRTMFYRQISDHSSVKQITVADTLHALDYAVEIGADVVNISLGAGPLSASVTRQRLFSAFRRVIQHAVKQGTVVVVAGGDQGADFHQDPPYELPSANRGVISVAATGPNDKRRHDSNYGDNVIDVAAPGGGYDTQEKTWNADISEWGILSSLPKYIGGEQYGYNAGTSMAAPQVTGLACLIREIAPGLHPRRVKQAIEKGAVELSGENTAGLGAGRIDAIRSIERVSSPQ